One stretch of Variovorax sp. 54 DNA includes these proteins:
- the cheZ gene encoding protein phosphatase CheZ, whose amino-acid sequence MNDNAPDPANTTEELLGRIGHLTRQLREGLRELGLDKQVAKAAQAIPDARDRLNYVAATTERAAHRALNAIDVAQPLQEALATDAKALTQRWDQWFENPIELDHARELVLDTRGYLSDVPQRASAINTQLMEILMAQDFQDLTGQVIKKMMEVVNDVETQLLQVLIDNSPPEKRHEAAQSLQNGPQVKAGNPDAVTDQSQVDDLLESLGF is encoded by the coding sequence ATGAACGACAACGCCCCGGACCCAGCGAACACCACCGAAGAACTGCTCGGCCGCATCGGCCACCTCACGCGCCAGCTGCGCGAAGGCCTGCGCGAGCTGGGCCTGGACAAGCAGGTGGCCAAGGCCGCGCAGGCCATTCCCGATGCGCGCGACCGCCTCAACTACGTGGCGGCCACCACCGAGCGCGCGGCGCACCGCGCGCTCAACGCCATCGACGTCGCGCAGCCGCTGCAGGAAGCACTGGCGACCGATGCCAAGGCCCTGACGCAGCGCTGGGACCAGTGGTTCGAGAACCCGATCGAACTCGACCACGCGCGCGAGCTCGTGCTCGACACGCGCGGCTACCTGAGCGACGTGCCGCAGCGCGCGAGCGCCATCAACACGCAGCTCATGGAGATCCTGATGGCGCAGGACTTCCAGGACCTCACCGGCCAGGTCATCAAGAAGATGATGGAAGTTGTCAACGACGTCGAGACGCAGCTGCTGCAGGTGCTCATCGACAACTCGCCGCCCGAGAAGCGCCACGAAGCGGCGCAGAGCCTGCAGAACGGACCGCAGGTGAAGGCCGGCAACCCCGATGCCGTGACCGACCAGTCGCAGGTCGACGACCTGCTGGAGAGCCTCGGGTTCTGA
- a CDS encoding CheR family methyltransferase: protein MTTEFLFTDHDFSRIRTLIHRRAGIALGEQKRQMVYSRLSRRLRELQVPAFASYLDELEARHDGDEWQLFINALTTNLTSFFREAHHFPTLGAHVRKMTGPITVWCAAASTGEEPYSIAITLMEALGDRAGSARVIASDIDTAVLAKAATGVFTTEQVRRLSPERLRRFFNKGTGTNAGKVRVRPEVAALVKFSRVNLLDGSWAVKEPVDAIFCRNVMIYFDKPTQKKVLDRFAPLLKPGGLLFAGHSENASLVNPAFRPLGQTVYELSRTPGLA from the coding sequence GTGACGACCGAGTTCCTTTTTACCGACCACGACTTCTCCAGAATCCGGACCCTCATCCATCGCCGCGCCGGCATCGCCCTGGGCGAGCAGAAGCGGCAGATGGTGTACAGCCGGCTGTCGCGGCGCCTGCGCGAGCTGCAGGTGCCCGCGTTCGCGTCGTACCTGGACGAGCTCGAGGCGCGCCACGACGGCGACGAGTGGCAGCTGTTCATCAACGCGCTCACCACCAACCTGACTTCGTTCTTTCGCGAGGCGCATCACTTTCCCACGCTCGGCGCGCACGTGCGCAAGATGACCGGCCCGATCACCGTCTGGTGCGCCGCCGCCTCGACGGGTGAGGAGCCGTACTCGATCGCGATCACGCTGATGGAAGCGCTGGGCGACCGTGCGGGCTCGGCCCGCGTCATCGCCAGCGACATCGACACGGCCGTGCTGGCCAAGGCCGCCACCGGCGTCTTCACCACCGAGCAGGTACGGCGCCTGTCGCCCGAACGGCTGCGGCGCTTCTTCAACAAGGGCACCGGCACCAACGCCGGCAAGGTGCGCGTGCGCCCCGAGGTCGCCGCGCTGGTGAAGTTCTCGCGCGTCAACCTGCTGGACGGTTCCTGGGCGGTGAAGGAGCCGGTGGACGCGATCTTCTGTCGCAACGTGATGATCTATTTCGACAAGCCGACGCAGAAGAAGGTGCTCGACCGCTTTGCGCCGCTGCTCAAGCCGGGTGGCCTGCTGTTCGCCGGGCATTCCGAGAACGCCTCGCTCGTCAACCCGGCCTTCCGGCCGCTGGGGCAGACGGTGTACGAGCTGTCGCGCACGCCGGGCCTTGCATGA
- a CDS encoding EAL and HDOD domain-containing protein, with protein MRFDFFRRPGVDGNGVPAEAALAIPPAVGADGHVAYAMLLDGKRRVVGYRMAWRAAGQGTDAGAAAGVKALMDTLGLHLNPGGHGWLLGEQRVFVDVTVDALFQSELQSLPPRNVVLCMKADELMDADMRSILLFLREQGFGFMLCGGVALPDDDELRAIVTHREVAPAHLADVSPAGPVPIAARVANWAEFEACAARGVQVFVDGAVRLPPARDSADALQPESQLIVHLMQMILRNEDVRAIEGALKHDAALTYRLLRYINSPSVGLAVEIHSLRHAVAMLGYSPLYRWLSLLLATSNKVSSPFMMKKAILRGRFVELMGQGMLPPSEADNLFVAGMFSLLDQLLGVPMEGVLRKVQLTEAVQQAILSRSGVYGPFVALAESCETDDGRAARLSEALFLSAAQVNSAQLSALVWALDAGPAVTAPPA; from the coding sequence ATGAGGTTCGATTTCTTCCGGCGCCCCGGCGTCGACGGCAACGGCGTGCCCGCTGAAGCAGCTCTCGCCATTCCACCCGCAGTCGGCGCCGACGGCCACGTGGCCTACGCCATGCTGCTCGACGGCAAGCGCCGCGTGGTCGGCTACCGCATGGCCTGGCGCGCGGCCGGGCAGGGCACCGATGCCGGCGCGGCAGCCGGCGTCAAGGCGCTCATGGACACGCTGGGCCTGCACCTGAACCCCGGCGGCCACGGCTGGCTGCTGGGCGAACAGCGGGTGTTCGTCGATGTCACGGTCGATGCGCTGTTCCAGAGCGAGCTGCAGTCGCTGCCGCCGCGCAACGTCGTGCTGTGCATGAAGGCCGACGAACTGATGGACGCCGACATGCGCTCCATCCTGCTGTTCCTGCGCGAGCAGGGCTTCGGCTTCATGCTGTGCGGCGGCGTCGCGCTGCCGGACGACGACGAGCTGCGCGCCATCGTCACGCACCGCGAGGTGGCGCCGGCCCACCTGGCGGACGTGTCGCCCGCAGGCCCGGTGCCCATCGCCGCGCGCGTGGCGAACTGGGCCGAGTTCGAGGCCTGCGCCGCACGCGGCGTGCAGGTGTTCGTCGACGGCGCCGTGCGCCTGCCGCCGGCGCGCGACAGCGCCGACGCGCTGCAACCCGAGTCGCAGCTCATCGTGCACCTGATGCAGATGATCTTGCGCAACGAAGACGTGCGCGCCATCGAGGGCGCGCTCAAGCACGACGCCGCGCTCACCTACCGGCTGCTGCGCTACATCAACTCGCCGTCGGTCGGCTTGGCCGTGGAGATCCACTCGCTGCGCCATGCGGTCGCCATGCTTGGCTACTCTCCGCTGTACCGCTGGCTGTCGCTGCTGCTGGCCACCAGCAACAAGGTCAGCTCGCCCTTCATGATGAAGAAGGCCATCCTGCGCGGGCGCTTTGTCGAGCTGATGGGGCAGGGCATGCTGCCGCCCAGCGAGGCCGACAACCTGTTCGTCGCGGGCATGTTCTCGCTGCTCGACCAGCTGCTGGGCGTGCCGATGGAAGGCGTGCTGCGCAAGGTGCAGCTCACCGAGGCCGTGCAGCAGGCGATTCTTTCGCGCAGCGGCGTCTACGGCCCCTTCGTGGCGCTGGCCGAAAGCTGCGAGACCGACGACGGCCGTGCGGCGCGACTGTCCGAGGCGCTCTTCCTGAGCGCAGCGCAGGTCAATTCGGCGCAGCTGTCGGCACTGGTGTGGGCGCTCGACGCCGGCCCCGCCGTGACCGCGCCGCCTGCCTGA
- the cheY gene encoding chemotaxis response regulator CheY: MDKSIKILVVDDFPTMRRIVRNLLKELEFLNVDEAEDGVAGLEKLRGGNFGFVVSDWNMPNMDGLTMLQTIRADPELKKLPVLMVTAEAKKENIVAAAQAGANGYVVKPFTAATLEEKITKIFEKLAKEAA; this comes from the coding sequence ATCGATAAGAGCATCAAGATTCTGGTTGTGGATGACTTCCCGACCATGCGGCGCATCGTGCGCAACCTGCTGAAGGAGCTGGAGTTCCTCAACGTCGACGAGGCCGAGGACGGCGTGGCCGGCCTGGAGAAGCTGCGCGGCGGCAACTTCGGCTTCGTGGTGTCCGACTGGAACATGCCGAACATGGACGGCCTGACCATGCTGCAGACCATCCGCGCCGACCCCGAGCTGAAGAAGCTGCCGGTGCTGATGGTCACGGCCGAAGCCAAGAAGGAAAACATCGTCGCAGCTGCGCAGGCCGGCGCCAACGGCTACGTGGTGAAGCCTTTCACCGCGGCGACGCTGGAAGAGAAGATCACGAAGATCTTCGAGAAGCTGGCCAAAGAGGCGGCTTGA
- a CDS encoding protein-glutamate methylesterase/protein-glutamine glutaminase has translation MTSKKKIKVLCVDDSALIRSVMSEIINSQPDMTVVGTAADPLVARDLIKVTNPDVLTLDVEMPRMDGLEFLEKLMRLRPMPVVMVSSLTERGSEIALRALELGAIDFVTKPRLGVRDGLLNYTELIAGKIRTAASARLLPARPAATAARPAHEAAPEALLRSPLLSTEKLLIIGASTGGTEAIREVLQPLPPDAPAVLIAQHMPAGFTRSFAQRLDGLCRIRVKEAEQGERVLPGHAYIAPGGFHLSLARSGANYVAHLDQEPPVNRHRPSIDVLFDSAAKHAGKNAIGIILTGMGKDGAEGLLRMRRAGAHTLAQDEASCVVFGMPREAVALGAVDEVSPLNEISRRVMAHLRTFGERANRV, from the coding sequence CTGACAAGCAAGAAGAAGATCAAGGTGCTCTGCGTCGACGATTCGGCGCTGATCCGCAGCGTGATGAGCGAGATCATCAACAGCCAGCCCGACATGACCGTGGTCGGTACCGCGGCCGACCCGCTGGTGGCGCGCGACCTCATCAAGGTCACCAACCCCGACGTGCTCACGCTCGACGTCGAAATGCCGCGCATGGACGGCCTGGAGTTTCTCGAGAAGCTCATGCGCCTGCGGCCGATGCCGGTGGTCATGGTGTCGTCGCTCACCGAGCGCGGCTCGGAGATCGCGCTGCGCGCGCTGGAGCTGGGCGCCATCGACTTCGTGACCAAGCCGCGCCTGGGCGTGCGCGACGGCCTGCTCAACTACACCGAACTCATCGCCGGCAAGATCCGCACGGCCGCGAGCGCGCGGTTGCTGCCGGCACGGCCCGCGGCCACGGCGGCGCGCCCCGCGCACGAGGCCGCGCCGGAGGCGCTGCTGCGCAGCCCGCTGCTGAGCACCGAGAAGCTGCTCATCATCGGCGCCTCCACCGGCGGCACCGAGGCCATCCGCGAGGTGCTACAGCCGCTGCCGCCCGACGCGCCCGCGGTGCTCATCGCGCAGCACATGCCGGCCGGCTTCACGCGCTCCTTCGCGCAGCGGCTGGACGGCCTGTGCCGCATTCGCGTGAAGGAGGCGGAGCAGGGCGAGCGCGTGCTGCCGGGCCATGCCTACATCGCGCCGGGCGGCTTTCACCTGTCGCTGGCACGCAGCGGCGCCAACTACGTGGCGCACCTGGACCAGGAGCCGCCCGTGAACCGCCACCGGCCGTCGATCGACGTGCTGTTCGATTCGGCCGCGAAGCACGCGGGCAAGAACGCCATCGGAATCATCCTCACCGGCATGGGCAAGGACGGTGCCGAGGGCCTGCTGCGCATGCGGCGCGCGGGCGCGCACACGCTGGCGCAGGACGAGGCCAGCTGCGTCGTCTTCGGCATGCCGCGCGAGGCGGTGGCGCTGGGTGCGGTGGACGAGGTGTCGCCCCTGAACGAAATCAGCCGCCGTGTCATGGCGCACCTGCGCACGTTCGGTGAACGCGCGAACCGGGTTTGA
- the flhB gene encoding flagellar biosynthesis protein FlhB, whose product MAEESDLEKTEPASERRLEKAREEGNVARSRELTTFVMLATASAGLWFAAESLGASMSGALRHGLQFDRASAFDPAHMLSQSGRMVLQALFAIGPLFAMMVVAAVAAPLMLGGWMFSGKAVAPNFGKLDPLAGIGRMVSAQALAELVKALAKSALIGGVAWWVIVDDIEAVMALMSQPAHEALPHALVLVAKHCALIAATLFLVALVDVPFQLWNYYRKLRMSREDVRQEHKESEGDPHIKAQIRRQQQQMARRRMMAEVPKADIVLTNPMHFAVALQYLDSDMRAPRVVAKGTELVAARIRELAKEHKVAILEAPPLTRALYRHTKLGEEIPAGLYTAVAEVLAWVYQLKRWNSEGGEAPRTPTDLPVPADLQYSPATA is encoded by the coding sequence ATGGCTGAGGAAAGCGATCTCGAGAAAACGGAACCCGCCTCCGAGCGGCGCCTGGAGAAGGCGCGCGAGGAAGGCAACGTGGCCCGTTCGCGCGAGCTCACCACCTTCGTCATGCTCGCCACCGCGAGCGCCGGCCTGTGGTTCGCCGCGGAGTCGCTCGGCGCGAGCATGAGCGGCGCGCTGCGCCACGGCCTGCAGTTCGACCGCGCCAGCGCCTTCGACCCCGCGCACATGCTCTCGCAGAGCGGGCGCATGGTGCTGCAGGCGCTCTTCGCCATCGGGCCGCTGTTCGCCATGATGGTCGTCGCCGCCGTGGCCGCACCGCTGATGCTCGGCGGCTGGATGTTCTCCGGCAAGGCCGTCGCACCCAACTTCGGCAAGCTCGATCCCCTGGCCGGCATCGGCCGCATGGTCTCGGCGCAGGCGCTGGCCGAACTCGTGAAGGCGCTCGCCAAGTCGGCGCTGATCGGCGGCGTGGCGTGGTGGGTCATCGTGGACGACATCGAGGCCGTGATGGCGCTCATGTCGCAGCCCGCGCACGAGGCGCTGCCGCATGCGCTCGTGCTGGTGGCCAAGCACTGCGCGCTGATCGCCGCCACGCTCTTCCTCGTCGCGCTCGTCGACGTGCCGTTTCAGCTCTGGAACTACTACCGCAAGCTGCGCATGTCGCGCGAAGACGTGCGCCAGGAGCACAAGGAAAGCGAAGGCGATCCGCACATCAAGGCGCAGATCCGCCGGCAGCAACAGCAGATGGCACGCCGCCGCATGATGGCCGAGGTGCCCAAGGCCGACATCGTGCTCACCAACCCGATGCACTTCGCCGTGGCGCTGCAGTACCTGGACAGCGACATGCGCGCGCCGCGCGTGGTGGCCAAGGGCACCGAGCTGGTGGCCGCGCGCATCCGCGAACTGGCGAAGGAACACAAGGTCGCGATCCTCGAAGCGCCGCCGCTCACGCGCGCGCTCTACCGCCACACGAAGCTGGGCGAAGAGATTCCCGCAGGGCTGTACACCGCCGTGGCCGAGGTGCTGGCGTGGGTGTACCAGCTCAAGCGATGGAACAGCGAAGGCGGTGAAGCGCCGCGCACGCCGACCGACCTGCCGGTGCCGGCCGATCTGCAGTATTCGCCGGCCACTGCATGA
- the flhA gene encoding flagellar biosynthesis protein FlhA, protein MNALNDLMRLPARMFSGSHVKGLAGPILIILILSMMVLPLPPFLLDLLFTFNIALSVMVLLVSMYTMKALDFAAFPAVLLFSTLLRLSLNVASTRVVLMHGHTGPDAAGKVIEAFGHFLVGGNFAVGVMVFIILVLINFMVITKGAGRIAEVGARFMLDAMPGKQMAIDADLNAGLIGEEIARKRRAEVAQEADFYGSMDGASKFVRGDAIAGLLIMVINIIGGLVVGMVQHGLDFSTAGKTYTLLAIGDGLVAQIPALVISTAAGVIVSRVTTDEDVGSQLTGQLFSNPQVLFLTAGIVGLLGMIPGMPNLAFLLIAGGLVWLGRRLVQRKPQEAAEQAAAAAAAQGAAGVPAAAEQAEATWDDVAMVDPLGMQVGYRLIPLVDQSQQGELLGRIKSIRKKIAQELGFLVPVVHIRDNLEIKPNAYVISLKDVEIGRGEAFPNQWMAINPGQVTGTLTGTPTRDPAFGLEATWIDGSLRQQAQVYGYTVVDACTVMATHLNHLIHTHAAELLGRQEVQQLLDQIAKTAPKLTEDLVPKVLSLSTLHKVLQNLLDEEVPIRDMRTILDVMAEHAPTVKDPTELTTLTRLALGRAITQQLFPGEEEMQVIGLDGSLDSVLQQALNNSSGIEPGIADNLLKQAQAAIVRQEQMGLAPVLVVQHALRVLLSRFLRRSLPQLKVLSHAEIPDARTIKITAAIGGRAV, encoded by the coding sequence ATGAACGCGTTGAACGATTTGATGCGCCTGCCGGCGCGGATGTTCTCCGGCTCGCACGTGAAGGGGCTGGCGGGCCCGATCCTCATCATTCTCATCCTGAGCATGATGGTGCTGCCGCTGCCGCCGTTCCTGCTCGACCTGCTGTTCACCTTCAACATCGCGCTGTCGGTGATGGTGCTGCTGGTGAGCATGTACACCATGAAGGCGCTCGATTTCGCAGCCTTCCCTGCCGTGCTGCTGTTCTCGACGCTGCTGCGCCTGTCGCTCAACGTGGCCTCCACGCGCGTGGTGTTGATGCACGGCCACACCGGGCCCGACGCGGCCGGCAAGGTGATCGAGGCCTTCGGCCACTTCCTCGTAGGCGGCAACTTCGCGGTGGGCGTGATGGTGTTCATCATCCTCGTGCTCATCAACTTCATGGTGATCACCAAGGGCGCGGGCCGCATCGCCGAGGTGGGCGCGCGCTTCATGCTCGACGCCATGCCGGGCAAGCAGATGGCGATCGATGCCGACCTCAATGCCGGCCTGATCGGCGAAGAGATCGCCCGCAAGCGCCGCGCCGAAGTGGCACAAGAGGCCGACTTCTACGGCTCGATGGACGGTGCCAGCAAGTTCGTGCGCGGCGACGCGATCGCGGGCCTTCTCATCATGGTCATCAACATCATCGGCGGCCTGGTGGTCGGCATGGTGCAGCACGGGCTCGACTTTTCCACGGCCGGCAAGACCTACACGCTGCTGGCCATCGGCGACGGCCTGGTGGCGCAGATTCCGGCGTTGGTGATCTCGACCGCGGCCGGCGTGATCGTGTCGCGCGTGACCACCGACGAAGACGTGGGCAGCCAGCTGACGGGCCAGCTCTTTTCCAACCCGCAGGTGCTGTTCCTCACGGCCGGCATCGTCGGCCTGCTGGGCATGATCCCGGGCATGCCGAACCTGGCCTTCCTGCTGATCGCGGGTGGGCTGGTGTGGCTCGGGCGGCGGCTGGTGCAGCGCAAGCCGCAGGAGGCGGCGGAGCAGGCCGCAGCCGCTGCCGCCGCGCAAGGTGCGGCGGGCGTGCCGGCCGCGGCCGAGCAGGCCGAAGCCACGTGGGACGACGTGGCGATGGTCGATCCGCTGGGCATGCAGGTCGGCTACCGGCTGATCCCGCTGGTGGACCAGTCGCAGCAGGGCGAGCTGCTGGGCCGCATCAAGAGCATCCGCAAGAAGATCGCGCAGGAGCTGGGCTTCCTGGTGCCGGTGGTCCACATCCGCGACAACCTGGAGATCAAGCCCAACGCCTACGTCATCAGCCTGAAGGACGTGGAGATCGGCCGCGGCGAAGCCTTCCCCAACCAGTGGATGGCGATCAACCCCGGCCAGGTGACGGGCACGCTGACCGGCACGCCCACGCGCGACCCGGCCTTCGGCCTGGAGGCCACCTGGATCGACGGCAGCCTGCGACAACAGGCGCAGGTGTACGGCTACACCGTGGTCGATGCCTGCACCGTGATGGCCACGCACCTGAACCACCTGATCCACACCCACGCGGCCGAGCTGCTGGGCCGCCAGGAAGTGCAGCAGCTGCTCGACCAGATCGCCAAGACCGCCCCCAAGCTCACCGAAGACCTGGTGCCCAAGGTGCTGTCGCTGAGCACGCTGCACAAGGTGCTGCAGAACCTGCTCGACGAAGAGGTGCCGATCCGCGACATGCGCACCATCCTCGACGTGATGGCCGAGCACGCGCCCACGGTGAAAGACCCGACCGAGCTCACCACGCTCACGCGCCTGGCGCTGGGCCGCGCCATCACGCAGCAGCTGTTCCCGGGCGAAGAAGAGATGCAGGTGATCGGCCTCGACGGCTCGCTCGACAGCGTGTTGCAGCAGGCCCTGAACAACAGCAGCGGCATCGAACCGGGCATTGCCGACAACCTGCTCAAGCAGGCGCAGGCCGCCATCGTGCGGCAGGAGCAGATGGGGCTGGCGCCGGTGCTGGTCGTGCAGCACGCACTGCGCGTGCTGCTGTCGCGCTTCCTGCGGCGCAGCCTGCCGCAGCTCAAGGTGCTCTCGCACGCCGAGATTCCTGACGCCCGGACCATCAAGATCACCGCCGCCATTGGAGGACGAGCCGTTTGA
- the flhF gene encoding flagellar biosynthesis protein FlhF — MNPQTDARDVRTTARKFVAATGREALRLVRESLGAEAIVLTHRATAQGVEIVAMAEGDVQETVEAAVPAVAPVVTASADPTVLSELHSMRGMLEEQLASVVWSDSQRRDPVRGRLLRTLLGAGFSARLSKAMLEKLPMGQSYADGMAFVRSELARAVPVHEDEDALFAQGGVYALMGPTGVGKTTTTAKLAARCVMRFGADKLALVTTDSYRIGAYEQLRIYGQILNVPVHAVKDAADLQLVLHDLRDRHMVLIDTVGMSQRDRAVPEQIAMLGSSQRPVKRLLLLNATSHGDTLNEVVHAYRQGHALAGCIFTKVDEATHPGALIDTVIRHRLPVHYISGGQKVPENLVRADRVQLVDSVFQPRQHSPLFVPAEADLADEAAPSAQAQGETDRLRLRYQSLIRAMAHDAQELATTAGALAGAHIGFDGARTLWRQAGDEAIDAKAVLHDLSTYARGEVAAGCDTHVLALAGQVGLRATDSGDAYVCHGSLLLSDRDGLPLAAPNQWLSTAAARQSAQPGSRQAQWLGQQDFGKRLVHVLGKPPAVEQMLAWQAEGSMWLARAPGSTAVTDVRTGAAITLARLAFVFDDATERPVRYRGKAALQCEAQVEVLPRTAIDRDTLSTLRCVAVRVVDARSRKPLSQTCVLTNLGDEVSAPQLAQWQGWAADAEPCFRLLRDGVQLVGGMGEPGDPHMMKRLLVAGQVTTTVWRLLQAGGEWADRTRLLLGQLTGRAPRAGRAMTGGALYAGVGKLFLLLDALGTESAGPAQAPRALERQG, encoded by the coding sequence TTGAATCCACAGACTGACGCGCGCGACGTGCGCACCACCGCACGCAAATTCGTCGCGGCCACCGGCCGCGAGGCCCTGCGCCTGGTGCGCGAATCGCTCGGTGCCGAGGCCATCGTGCTCACGCACCGCGCCACGGCGCAAGGCGTCGAGATCGTCGCGATGGCCGAGGGCGATGTGCAGGAGACCGTAGAGGCGGCCGTTCCTGCTGTCGCACCTGTCGTGACCGCATCCGCCGACCCCACCGTGCTCAGCGAGCTCCATTCGATGCGCGGCATGCTCGAGGAGCAGCTCGCCAGCGTGGTCTGGAGCGACAGCCAGCGCCGCGACCCCGTGCGCGGTCGCCTGCTGCGCACGCTGCTCGGCGCCGGCTTCAGCGCGCGCCTGTCGAAGGCCATGCTCGAGAAGCTGCCCATGGGCCAGAGCTACGCCGACGGCATGGCCTTCGTGCGCTCCGAGCTCGCGCGCGCGGTGCCGGTGCATGAAGACGAAGACGCGCTGTTCGCGCAGGGCGGCGTCTACGCGCTCATGGGCCCGACCGGCGTCGGCAAGACCACCACCACCGCCAAGCTGGCCGCGCGCTGCGTGATGCGCTTCGGCGCAGACAAGCTCGCGCTCGTCACCACCGACAGCTACCGCATCGGCGCGTATGAGCAGCTGCGCATCTACGGCCAGATCCTCAACGTGCCGGTGCATGCCGTGAAGGACGCGGCCGACCTGCAGTTGGTGCTGCACGACCTGCGCGACCGCCACATGGTGCTCATCGACACCGTCGGCATGAGCCAGCGCGACCGCGCCGTGCCCGAGCAGATCGCGATGCTCGGCAGCAGCCAGCGGCCGGTGAAGCGGCTGCTGCTGCTCAACGCCACCAGCCACGGCGACACGCTCAACGAAGTGGTGCACGCCTACCGCCAGGGCCATGCGCTGGCGGGCTGCATCTTCACCAAGGTCGACGAGGCCACGCACCCGGGCGCGCTGATCGACACCGTGATCCGCCACCGCCTGCCGGTGCACTACATCTCGGGCGGCCAGAAGGTGCCCGAGAACCTGGTGCGCGCCGACCGCGTGCAGCTGGTGGACAGCGTGTTCCAGCCGCGCCAGCACAGCCCGTTGTTCGTGCCGGCGGAAGCTGATCTGGCGGACGAGGCCGCGCCTTCGGCGCAGGCGCAGGGCGAGACCGATCGCCTGCGCTTGCGTTACCAGAGCCTGATCCGCGCGATGGCGCATGACGCGCAGGAACTGGCGACGACGGCTGGTGCGCTCGCCGGTGCGCACATCGGCTTCGACGGTGCGCGCACGCTGTGGCGTCAGGCGGGTGACGAGGCCATCGATGCCAAGGCCGTGCTGCACGACCTGTCGACTTACGCGCGCGGCGAAGTGGCTGCGGGTTGCGACACCCACGTGCTCGCGCTGGCCGGGCAGGTGGGCCTGCGCGCGACGGACAGCGGCGATGCCTACGTGTGCCACGGCAGCCTGCTGCTGTCCGACCGCGACGGCCTGCCGCTGGCGGCGCCGAATCAGTGGCTTTCGACCGCTGCGGCGCGCCAGTCGGCGCAACCGGGATCGCGTCAGGCGCAGTGGCTGGGGCAACAGGATTTCGGCAAGCGTCTCGTGCATGTGCTGGGCAAGCCGCCGGCCGTCGAACAGATGCTGGCGTGGCAGGCCGAAGGCTCGATGTGGCTGGCGCGCGCGCCGGGCAGCACGGCCGTGACCGACGTGCGCACCGGCGCCGCGATCACGCTCGCGCGCCTGGCCTTCGTGTTCGATGACGCGACCGAACGACCCGTGCGCTATCGCGGCAAGGCCGCGCTGCAATGCGAAGCGCAGGTCGAGGTGCTGCCACGTACCGCCATCGATCGCGACACCCTGTCCACGCTGCGCTGCGTGGCCGTGCGCGTGGTCGATGCGCGCAGCCGCAAGCCGCTGTCGCAGACCTGCGTGCTCACCAACCTGGGCGACGAAGTGAGCGCACCGCAGCTCGCGCAATGGCAGGGCTGGGCTGCTGACGCCGAGCCGTGCTTCCGCCTGCTGCGCGACGGCGTGCAGCTCGTGGGCGGCATGGGCGAGCCCGGCGATCCGCACATGATGAAGCGCCTGCTCGTCGCCGGCCAGGTCACGACCACCGTGTGGCGCCTGCTGCAGGCCGGGGGCGAATGGGCCGACCGCACGCGTCTGCTGCTGGGCCAGCTCACGGGCCGCGCCCCGCGTGCCGGCCGCGCCATGACGGGCGGCGCGCTGTACGCGGGCGTGGGCAAGCTGTTCCTGCTGCTCGATGCGCTGGGCACCGAATCGGCAGGGCCCGCGCAAGCGCCGCGCGCGCTGGAACGCCAGGGCTGA
- the cheD gene encoding chemoreceptor glutamine deamidase CheD, whose translation MSLASHHYFDRDVGRMAVKLLPSEYYVTTDHTVLSTVLGSCVAACLHDAQAGVAGMNHFMLPDDGEPGAGSMRYGAYAMDVLVRELVRAGARRERLQAKVFGGGAVLAGMTTLNIGDRNADFVLRYLEAERIEVAAQDLRGPHARRVCFLPESGKAVVRRLRAQTEVLRVRHDEGELLRRLSVPGLPHEIDRTKGSR comes from the coding sequence ATGAGCCTGGCGAGCCATCACTACTTCGACCGCGATGTCGGGCGCATGGCCGTCAAGCTGCTGCCCTCCGAGTACTACGTGACCACCGACCACACCGTGCTCAGCACCGTGCTCGGCTCGTGCGTGGCCGCCTGCCTGCACGATGCGCAGGCGGGCGTGGCCGGCATGAACCACTTCATGCTGCCCGACGACGGCGAGCCCGGTGCCGGCTCGATGCGCTACGGCGCCTACGCCATGGACGTGCTGGTGCGCGAACTGGTGCGCGCGGGCGCGCGGCGCGAGCGGCTGCAGGCCAAGGTGTTCGGCGGCGGCGCCGTGCTGGCCGGCATGACCACGCTCAACATCGGCGACCGCAACGCCGACTTCGTGCTGCGCTACCTGGAGGCGGAACGCATCGAGGTGGCGGCACAAGACCTGCGCGGACCGCATGCGCGCCGCGTGTGTTTCCTGCCCGAGAGCGGCAAGGCCGTGGTGCGCCGCCTGCGCGCGCAGACCGAGGTGCTGCGCGTGCGCCACGACGAAGGCGAGCTGCTGCGCCGGCTGTCGGTGCCCGGCCTGCCGCACGAGATCGACAGAACCAAAGGAAGCCGGTGA